A genomic stretch from Corvus cornix cornix isolate S_Up_H32 chromosome 9, ASM73873v5, whole genome shotgun sequence includes:
- the LIMS2 gene encoding LIM and senescent cell antigen-like-containing domain protein 2, with product MTGSNMSDALANAVCERCQTRFDPAERIVNSNGELYHENCFVCAQCFRQFPEGLFYEFEGRKYCEHDFQMLFAPCCGECGEFIIGRVIKAMNNNWHPECFRCELCDVTLADLGFVKNAGRHLCRPCHNREKAKGLGKYICQKCHLIIDEQPLMFRNDSYHPDHFNCTHCGKELTAEARELKGELYCLPCHDKMGIPICGACRRPIEGRVVNALGKQWHVEHFVCAKCEKPFLGHRHYEKKGLAYCETHYNQLFGDVCYNCSHVIEGDVVSALNKAWCVNCFSCSTCNIKLTLKNKFVEFDMKPVCKKCYEKFPLELKKRLKKLSELASKKTHPKALDLNSA from the exons TAATATGTCTGATGCTCTGGCAAATGCGGTGTGTGAGCGCTGCCAGACGCGGTTCGATCCTGCGGAGAGGATTGTGAACAGCAATGGGGAGCTCTATCACGAGAACTGCTTTGTCTGTGCTCAGTGCTTTCGGCAGTTCCCAGAGGGACTCTTTTATGAG TTTGAAGGTAGGAAGTACTGTGAGCATGACTTCCAGATGCTGTTTGCTCCTTGCTGCGGGGAATGTG GTGAGTTCATTATTGGGCGTGTTATCAAGGCAATGAACAACAACTGGCACCCAGAATGTTTCCGCTGTGAGCTCTGCGATGTAACCCTTGCTGACCTGGGTTTTGTGAAGAACGCTGGCAG GCATCTGTGCAGGCCATGCCATAACCGTGAAAAAGCTAAGGGACTGGGCAAGTACATCTGTCAGAAGTGCCACTTGATAATTGATGAGCAGCCTCTGATGTTTAGGAATGATTCCTATCATCCAGATCACTTCAACTGCACCCACTGTGG GAAGGAGCTGACTGCCGAGGCCCGGGAGCTGAAGGGGGAGCTGTACTGCCTGCCATGCCACGACAAGATGGGGATCCCCATCTGCGGCGCCTGCCGCAGGCCCATCGAGGGCCGGGTGGTCAATGCTCTGGGGAAGCAATGGCATGTTGAG CATTTTGTTTGTGCCAAATGTGAGAAGCCATTCTTGGGGCACCGACACTATGAAAAAAAAGGGCTGGCCTATTGTGAGACTCATTATAATCAG ctcTTTGGAGATGTTTGCTACAACTGCAGCCACGTGATAGAGGGAGATG TGGTATCAGCTCTTAACAAGGCCTGGTGTGTGAATTGCTTCTCCTGCTCCACCTGCAACATCAAGCTCACATTGAA GAATAAATTCGTGGAGTTTGACATGAAGCCTGTGTGCAAGAAGTGCTATGAGAAATTCCCTCTGGAGCTGAAGAAACGTCTGAAGAAATTGTCAGAGCTGGCATCCAAGAAGACCCATCCTAAAGCTTTAGATTTAAACTCTGCTTAA
- the GPR17 gene encoding uracil nucleotide/cysteinyl leukotriene receptor: MNGPADSSLLFNCSNQSNFALETSEQCGKETHLENMLFATFYFLDFILAFAGNALAFWLFIRDQKSGTPANVFLMHLAVADLSFVLVLPTRLVYHFSGNHWPFGEIPCRLTGFLFYLNMYASIYFLMCISVDRFLAIVHPVKSIKLRRSRYAHVACVFLWVIVGVAMAPLLLSVQTVQMKNTTVCLQLYREKASRHALVSLAVAFTFPFVTTVTCYLLIIRSLKSGNRVEKHLKEKAVKMIIMVLMIFLICFVPYHVNRYIYILHYIGTKASCETQRLLALSNRITSCLTSLNGAFDPVMYFFVAEKFREALCNLFCIKKAVMLPQTYEGKTNESSLSAKSEL; the protein is encoded by the coding sequence ATGAATGGGCCAGCAGATTCAAGCCTGCTCTTCAATTGCTCAAATCAATCAAATTTCGCTTTGGAAACATCAGAGCAATGTGGCAAAGAGACACACCTTGAGAACATGCTTTTCGCCACTTTCTACTTTCTGGACTTCATCCTGGCTTTTGCTGGCAATGCCCTGGCTTTTTGGCTTTTCATCCGGGACCAAAAGTCAGGCACACCTGCCAACGTTTTCCTGATGCATCTTGCTGTGGCTGACCTGTCCTTCGTGCTGGTACTTCCCACCCGGCTGGTATATCATTTTTCTGGTAACCATTGGCCATTTGGTGAGATCCCATGCAGACTCACTGGCTTCCTTTTTTACCTCAACATGTATGCCAGTATCTACTTCCTGATGTGCATCAGTGTTGACCGTTTCCTGGCCATTGTGCACCCTGTGAAGTCCATCAAGCTGCGCAGGTCCCGCTATGCCCATGTGGCATGTGTCTTTCTGTGGGTTATCGTTGGTGTGGCAATGGCAcctctgctgctcagtgtgCAGACAGTCCAGATGAAAAACACAACTGTCTGCCTGCAGCTCTACAGAGAAAAGGCATCACGTCATGCCCTCGTGTCCTTAGCAGTGGCATTCACCTTCCCCTTTGTTACTACTGTGACTTGCTACTTACTCATCATCCGAAGCCTGAAGAGCGGGAACAGAGTTGAGAAACACCTGAAGGAAAAAGCTGTCAAAATGATCATCATGGTCCTGATGATCTTTCTGATTTGCTTTGTACCTTATCATGTCAATCGCTACATTTATATTCTTCATTACATCGGGACCAAAGCTTCCTGTGAAACACAGCGTCTCCTGGCCCTCAGCAACCGCATCACTTCCTGCCTCACCAGCCTCAACGGGGCGTTCGACCCCGTCATGTACTTTTTTGTAGCTGAGAAATTCCGTGAGGCTTTGTGCAATCTGTTCTGTATCAAAAAGGCTGTAATGTTGCCTCAAACATATGAGGGTAAGACAAATGAAAGCTCACTAAGTGCTAAATCTGAACTGTGA